In one Candidatus Palibaumannia cicadellinicola genomic region, the following are encoded:
- the htpG gene encoding molecular chaperone HtpG produces the protein MSMTKKETRGFQSEVKQLLHLMINSLYSNKEIFLRELISNASDAADKLRFRALAQPNLYEGNGELHVRLVCNKDKRTVTLIDNGIGMRRDEVIENLGTIAKSGTKAFLESMGTDHIKDSQLIGQFGVGFYSAFIVAEKVTVHTRAAGASAEEGVYWESTGEGDYIIASIHRPERGTEITLYLRKGEEEFLDDWRIKNIIGKYSDHISLPIEIAINTKQEEKSINWEKINKAQALWTRNKVNITDEEYKDFYKHLSHDCNDPLSWSHNRVEGKQEYTCLLYIPTNAPWNIWNRDQKYGLKLYVKRVLIMDDASYFIPNYLRFIKGIIDCNDLPLNISREILQNSRVTQGLKSAMTKRVLLMLEKLAKENSEQYQSFWHNFGLVLKEGPAEDPANNETIARLLRFASTYSNSPVQTVSLDEYVSRIVEKQEKIYYITADSYAAAKSSPHLELLQKKGIEVLLLFDRIDGWMMNYLTEFNGKSFQLVSKADLTFDEFAYEETTEQKEIEKALKPFVERVKSYLGNRIKEVRLTYRLTDTPAIVTIDSNDMTTHMAKLIVAAGQTKPEIQYIFELNPEHPLVKRVANISDEIAFSEWIELLLDEALFVESGTLEDPNKFIRRMNQLLNTIPNEVIQ, from the coding sequence ATGAGTATGACAAAAAAAGAAACCCGTGGATTTCAATCAGAAGTGAAGCAGTTACTTCATCTAATGATTAACTCACTTTACTCTAACAAAGAAATTTTCCTACGAGAACTAATTTCTAATGCTTCAGATGCTGCGGATAAATTACGCTTCCGTGCTCTTGCACAGCCTAATCTGTATGAAGGAAATGGAGAACTACACGTACGCCTAGTGTGTAACAAAGATAAACGTACCGTTACGTTGATCGATAATGGCATAGGAATGCGTCGCGATGAAGTGATCGAGAATTTAGGCACGATTGCTAAATCTGGTACCAAAGCTTTTCTTGAATCAATGGGTACAGACCACATTAAAGATAGTCAGTTAATCGGTCAATTTGGTGTTGGTTTTTATTCTGCATTTATTGTCGCTGAAAAAGTCACAGTACATACCCGTGCAGCTGGTGCTTCTGCTGAAGAAGGAGTTTACTGGGAGTCAACAGGTGAAGGAGACTATATCATCGCTTCTATTCATCGGCCAGAGCGTGGAACGGAAATTACTTTATATCTACGTAAAGGTGAAGAGGAATTTCTTGATGACTGGCGAATCAAAAACATAATTGGAAAGTATTCCGATCATATTTCTTTGCCCATTGAGATAGCAATAAATACTAAGCAAGAAGAAAAGAGCATCAATTGGGAAAAAATTAATAAAGCTCAGGCATTATGGACTCGTAATAAAGTCAATATAACTGATGAAGAATATAAAGATTTTTATAAACATCTATCTCATGATTGTAACGACCCACTCAGCTGGAGCCACAATAGGGTTGAAGGAAAACAAGAGTACACTTGCTTATTGTATATTCCAACTAATGCTCCCTGGAATATTTGGAATCGTGATCAGAAATACGGTCTGAAACTTTATGTGAAGCGCGTACTGATTATGGATGATGCATCATATTTTATACCAAACTACCTACGTTTTATAAAAGGGATTATAGATTGCAATGATTTACCGCTGAATATTTCACGTGAAATTCTGCAAAATAGCCGAGTAACTCAGGGCTTAAAGAGCGCGATGACTAAACGTGTACTGTTGATGCTAGAAAAATTAGCTAAAGAAAATAGCGAACAGTACCAGTCTTTCTGGCATAATTTTGGCCTAGTACTAAAAGAAGGGCCAGCAGAAGATCCAGCAAATAACGAAACGATAGCTAGACTACTTCGTTTTGCTTCAACCTATAGTAATAGTCCAGTGCAAACTGTATCACTCGATGAGTATGTTAGCCGCATAGTAGAAAAGCAGGAGAAGATTTACTACATCACCGCTGATAGTTACGCTGCCGCAAAAAGTAGTCCACATCTAGAATTGCTGCAAAAAAAAGGTATTGAAGTTTTATTACTTTTTGATCGTATTGATGGATGGATGATGAATTATTTAACGGAATTTAACGGTAAGTCATTCCAGTTGGTAAGTAAAGCTGATTTAACATTCGATGAATTTGCTTATGAAGAAACAACGGAACAGAAAGAGATAGAAAAAGCTTTAAAGCCATTTGTCGAGCGAGTAAAAAGTTATCTCGGTAATAGAATTAAAGAGGTACGGTTAACATATCGTTTAACTGATACACCAGCTATTGTAACTATAGACTCTAATGATATGACAACACATATGGCTAAACTCATCGTTGCAGCAGGGCAGACGAAACCTGAAATTCAGTATATCTTTGAGCTAAATCCAGAACACCCACTAGTTAAACGTGTAGCAAATATAAGCGATGAAATAGCATTTAGCGAATGGATAGAGCTACTACTAGATGAAGCTTTATTTGTTGAAAGTGGCACATTAGAAGATCCTAATAAATTTATTCGCCGTATGAATCAGTTACTAAACACTATACCAAACGAGGTAATTCAATAG
- the adk gene encoding adenylate kinase, with protein MRIILLGAPGAGKGTQAQFLMKQYGIPHISTGAMLRAAVKKRSTLGKTVKAIIDTGRLVTDQLVIKLVKKRILHKDCHKGFLLDGFPRTITQAEAMKVAGIKIDVVLAFIVPDTLLINRIVGRMVHGPSGRIYHVKFNPPQQEGKDDVTGEALKIRQDDQEDTVRQRLVEYHQQTEPLINYYCKEDHAGNTRYFAVNAKHQVQEINRELVRILSSQLNLA; from the coding sequence ATGCGTATTATTCTTCTTGGCGCTCCTGGCGCTGGTAAAGGTACTCAAGCACAATTTCTTATGAAACAGTACGGAATTCCGCATATTTCCACAGGCGCTATGTTACGCGCGGCAGTAAAAAAGAGATCTACGTTAGGAAAAACAGTCAAAGCAATTATCGATACAGGAAGATTAGTAACAGATCAACTAGTTATAAAGCTAGTCAAAAAAAGAATTCTACATAAGGACTGCCATAAGGGATTTTTACTAGATGGTTTTCCTCGTACCATTACTCAAGCAGAGGCAATGAAAGTAGCTGGTATTAAAATAGATGTTGTACTTGCTTTTATTGTACCAGATACCTTACTTATAAACCGTATTGTCGGTCGTATGGTTCATGGACCGTCTGGACGCATTTATCATGTAAAATTTAATCCACCGCAACAAGAGGGCAAGGATGATGTTACTGGCGAAGCCCTCAAAATACGTCAAGATGACCAGGAAGACACAGTACGTCAACGTCTGGTAGAGTATCATCAACAGACGGAGCCACTGATTAATTACTACTGTAAAGAAGATCATGCAGGCAACACGCGTTACTTTGCTGTTAATGCAAAACATCAAGTTCAAGAGATCAATAGAGAATTAGTCCGCATCCTATCATCTCAATTGAACCTAGCTTAG
- a CDS encoding YbaB/EbfC family nucleoid-associated protein, which produces MFSKSGINDLMKQAQQIQQKMQQIQEEIAQLEVIGESGAGLVKVTINGTHNCRRVEVDQSLLEDDKDMLEDLIAAAFNDATRRITETQKEKMTSVSSSMQLPLGFNIAL; this is translated from the coding sequence ATGTTTAGTAAAAGCGGTATTAATGACCTAATGAAGCAAGCCCAGCAAATCCAGCAAAAAATGCAACAGATACAAGAAGAAATTGCTCAGCTAGAAGTTATTGGAGAGTCCGGTGCTGGCTTAGTTAAAGTCACTATCAACGGCACTCATAATTGTCGTCGTGTAGAAGTTGATCAAAGTTTACTAGAAGATGATAAGGATATGCTAGAAGACTTAATAGCTGCGGCATTCAATGATGCAACTCGTCGCATCACTGAAACTCAAAAAGAAAAAATGACATCTGTATCTAGTAGCATGCAGCTTCCGCTTGGTTTTAATATTGCATTATGA